The following coding sequences lie in one Apium graveolens cultivar Ventura chromosome 1, ASM990537v1, whole genome shotgun sequence genomic window:
- the LOC141665991 gene encoding uncharacterized protein LOC141665991 → MAQRCYRCLPPNSIGSFKDLSQDFIKQFISGRVHEKSLSSLMGIVKGENESMREYLNRFTNEAMKVPDLDDKVAMIALQQGTIDEFFKISLAKRPPKSMLQLQDRAGKCIKVE, encoded by the coding sequence atggctcaaaggtgtTATAGGTGtttgcccccaaattctattggatcttTCAAGGACTTGAGCCAAGATTTTATCAAGCAATTTATAAGTGGCAGAGTACATGAGAAGAGTTTGTCCTCTCTCATGGGCATAGTCAAAGGAGAAAATGAGTCCATGAGAGAATATTTGAATCGATTTACGAATGAGGCTATGAAGGTCcctgatcttgatgataaggtagctatgatagccctaCAACAAGGGACTAtagatgagttttttaagatatCCCTGGCTAAGCGCCCTCCCAAAAGTATgctgcagctccaggatagggccgGAAAGTGTATAAAGGTGGAGTAA